In one window of Hymenobacter nivis DNA:
- a CDS encoding peptidoglycan D,D-transpeptidase FtsI family protein, translating to MAGKNWLVMVCGWLVLAGLGLSACSSPSGPAANAPAETYARRREVTAPPTRRGRILDRHDSVLVDTRLNYLLAVPLRPGLDSATAVALNRLLGWPDSTLARRLAEALPYAGARLRGPIQLVITPAEAGSVHRHQAEWPQLALAEAVQRTYTVRTAAPVLGYLAANAQPFINQTIRYRSGQFYRLRNGGVETYYNGLLTGHRGYLHPLVDALGQRRGSWAPDTAFQDGQDLHLALDAKLQAYAESLLGGRKGYLVALDPRTGEILCSVSAPTYAPAALTSPDQAGVRRQLLEDEDLPLLNRPAVLANPPGSVFKLVNSAIALQLGAITPGTGFPCNQSLISCVHYHPAARNLTMGLQYSCNPYFYQTMRALIDHVPDSLMADTVAARHANLAIWQRYAQSFGLDTLLGVDLPREQAGFLPTPAYYDKARHTRNWRFRSIYSLSIGQGEINLTGLQMANMVAIIANRGWYYTPHFVRGVGTGGPLPRFLVRHHTLVDSANLEALVPGMLAVMHRGGTAAASSLADVGIAVAGKTGTVQNDEGDDHATFVAFAPAHHPKIAVAVYLENAGFGATEAAPCAALVIEKYLRGSIAPRRKRWERRMQYRGRAYELAHRLGRKPPPPAPVPVPEGQ from the coding sequence ATGGCTGGAAAAAATTGGCTGGTAATGGTTTGCGGTTGGCTGGTGCTCGCAGGGCTAGGGCTGAGCGCATGCTCGTCGCCCTCCGGCCCGGCCGCCAACGCGCCCGCCGAAACCTACGCGCGGCGCCGTGAGGTAACCGCCCCGCCCACCCGGCGCGGCCGCATCCTCGACCGCCACGACTCGGTGCTGGTGGATACCCGCCTGAACTACCTGCTGGCCGTGCCGCTGCGCCCGGGGCTCGATTCGGCCACCGCCGTGGCCCTGAACCGCCTGCTGGGCTGGCCCGATAGCACCCTGGCGCGCCGCCTGGCCGAGGCCCTGCCCTATGCCGGGGCCCGCCTCCGGGGCCCCATCCAGCTCGTTATCACCCCGGCCGAAGCCGGCAGCGTGCACCGCCACCAGGCAGAGTGGCCCCAGCTGGCCCTGGCCGAAGCCGTGCAGCGCACCTACACCGTGCGCACGGCCGCCCCGGTGCTGGGCTACCTCGCTGCCAATGCCCAACCATTTATCAACCAAACGATTCGCTACCGGAGCGGCCAGTTTTACCGCCTACGGAACGGCGGCGTCGAAACCTACTACAACGGCTTGCTGACCGGCCACCGCGGCTACCTGCACCCGCTGGTGGACGCGCTGGGCCAGCGCCGCGGCAGCTGGGCCCCCGACACGGCCTTCCAGGATGGGCAGGACCTGCACCTGGCCCTCGATGCCAAGCTGCAAGCCTACGCTGAAAGCCTGCTGGGCGGCCGCAAGGGCTACCTCGTGGCCCTCGATCCGCGCACCGGCGAAATTCTCTGCTCGGTGTCGGCCCCCACCTACGCGCCCGCCGCCCTCACCAGCCCCGACCAGGCCGGCGTACGCCGCCAGCTGCTGGAGGACGAGGACCTGCCGCTGCTGAACCGGCCCGCAGTGCTGGCCAACCCGCCCGGTTCGGTATTCAAGCTCGTGAATTCGGCCATTGCCTTGCAGCTGGGGGCCATTACGCCCGGTACCGGGTTTCCGTGCAACCAGTCGCTCATCAGCTGCGTGCATTACCACCCGGCGGCCCGTAATCTCACTATGGGTCTGCAATACAGCTGCAACCCGTACTTCTACCAAACCATGCGGGCCCTGATTGACCACGTGCCTGATAGCCTGATGGCCGACACAGTGGCTGCCCGCCACGCCAACCTAGCCATTTGGCAGCGCTACGCCCAATCGTTCGGGCTCGACACGCTGCTCGGCGTGGATTTGCCCCGCGAGCAGGCCGGTTTTCTGCCCACGCCGGCTTACTACGACAAGGCCCGGCACACGCGCAACTGGCGGTTTCGCTCCATTTACTCACTCAGCATCGGGCAGGGTGAAATCAACCTGACGGGCCTGCAAATGGCCAATATGGTGGCCATCATCGCCAACCGGGGCTGGTACTACACGCCGCATTTCGTGCGTGGTGTGGGCACCGGGGGCCCCCTTCCGCGCTTTCTGGTGCGGCACCACACCCTGGTCGACAGCGCCAACCTGGAAGCCCTGGTGCCCGGCATGCTGGCTGTGATGCACCGCGGCGGCACCGCCGCCGCCTCCAGCCTGGCCGATGTGGGCATTGCCGTGGCCGGCAAAACGGGCACTGTGCAGAACGACGAGGGCGACGACCACGCCACGTTCGTCGCCTTCGCCCCCGCCCACCACCCCAAAATTGCGGTGGCCGTGTACCTCGAAAACGCCGGCTTTGGCGCCACCGAAGCGGCCCCCTGCGCCGCCCTGGTCATTGAAAAATACCTGCGCGGCTCCATTGCCCCCCGCCGCAAGCGCTGGGAGCGGCGCATGCAGTACCGCGGCCGGGCCTATGAGCTGGCGCACCGCCTGGGCCGCAAGCCGCCACCGCCCGCGCCGGTGCCGGTGCCCGAAGGCCAGTAG
- a CDS encoding class I SAM-dependent methyltransferase produces the protein MYDFLTTSPWPDYELIDSGNFQKLERFGPHVLARPEPQAIWDPHLPLTEWERADAAFARAPGSTEKGQWRLKPAMPEQWLINYERPDGLKLRFRLGLSSFKHVGLFPEQDPNWQFIYNQTKARRAAQPRVLNLFAYTGAATLAARAAGADVTHLDSVKQVNFWARDNMEASRLDGVRWLVEDAMKYVRREVKRGSKYQGLILDPPAYGRGPNGEKWQLEDELNELLKLSQQLLDPADHFFVVNLYSLGFSALILDNLTTAIFPGPKAVRELGEIYLHDAGQRKLPLGTFCRFAN, from the coding sequence ATGTACGACTTCCTCACCACCTCGCCCTGGCCCGACTACGAGCTGATTGACTCCGGTAATTTCCAGAAGCTGGAGCGCTTCGGGCCCCACGTGCTGGCCCGCCCCGAGCCCCAGGCCATCTGGGACCCGCACCTGCCGCTCACAGAGTGGGAACGGGCCGACGCCGCCTTCGCCCGGGCCCCCGGCAGCACCGAAAAGGGCCAGTGGCGCCTCAAGCCCGCCATGCCCGAGCAGTGGCTGATTAACTACGAGCGGCCCGACGGGCTGAAGCTGAGGTTTCGGCTGGGCCTCTCGTCGTTTAAGCATGTGGGACTGTTTCCGGAGCAGGACCCGAACTGGCAATTCATTTACAACCAGACCAAAGCGCGCCGCGCCGCCCAGCCGCGGGTGCTAAACCTGTTTGCCTACACTGGGGCCGCCACCCTGGCCGCCCGCGCCGCCGGGGCCGACGTGACGCACCTGGACTCGGTAAAGCAGGTGAACTTCTGGGCCCGCGACAACATGGAGGCCAGCCGCCTCGACGGCGTGCGCTGGCTGGTGGAAGACGCCATGAAGTACGTGCGCCGCGAGGTGAAACGCGGCAGCAAGTACCAGGGCCTCATCCTCGACCCGCCCGCCTACGGCCGGGGCCCCAACGGCGAGAAGTGGCAGCTGGAGGACGAGCTGAACGAGCTACTCAAGCTCAGCCAGCAGCTGCTCGACCCGGCCGACCACTTCTTCGTGGTGAACCTGTACTCGCTGGGCTTCTCGGCGCTGATATTGGACAACCTGACCACGGCTATCTTCCCGGGGCCCAAGGCGGTGCGCGAGTTGGGCGAGATTTATCTGCACGATGCCGGGCAGCGCAAGCTGCCGCTGGGCACGTTCTGCCGGTTTGCGAATTAG
- a CDS encoding M56 family metallopeptidase produces the protein MNDLLTWMLGSVLGLSAAWVLYRGALRAERCFGYNRAFLLLAPLVAAGLPLLPRPALGWLAGAAAPGAPGLAGAGVGPSFVLPTLHVQASGWGAEWAGVPPLVWLYAASVAVGLGRLVWRLARLHRATRGLLRTAGPGYALANTGGRLPTSSFGRTIFWDETAALAPAEAAQVLAHEAAHVRQGHTYDVLWLESWRAVLWFNPFIYPLVRALALTHELLADRAALAETTAAPTAPGPRPGPTAYATLLARLATRRITLPEAPLSLLHSFTHSLTLTRIAMLKSSHPVRRWKQWLALPVVAGLLVVACQPAADTQPNNGVALPPPPPPPIASSELQFNQLKDGSKLYVFVEEMPHLPGGGGNTAIVEAIQKNIQYPTLAAADQKDGRIFVSFAVNKDGAVVEPRIVKGLGPAYDAAVMTAVSKLPAFVPGRQGGIPVNVIFTVPVQFDRQP, from the coding sequence ATGAACGACTTGCTAACCTGGATGCTGGGCTCCGTGCTGGGGCTAAGTGCCGCCTGGGTCCTGTACCGCGGGGCCCTGCGCGCCGAGCGCTGCTTCGGCTACAACCGTGCGTTCCTGCTGCTGGCGCCGCTGGTGGCGGCGGGGCTGCCGCTGCTGCCGCGCCCGGCGCTGGGGTGGCTGGCCGGCGCCGCGGCCCCGGGGGCCCCGGGGCTGGCCGGCGCGGGCGTGGGGCCGTCGTTCGTGCTGCCCACGCTGCACGTACAGGCCAGCGGCTGGGGGGCCGAGTGGGCGGGAGTTCCGCCGCTAGTCTGGCTATACGCGGCCAGCGTGGCGGTGGGCCTGGGCCGCCTTGTCTGGCGGCTGGCGCGGCTGCACCGAGCCACGCGCGGCCTGCTCCGCACTGCCGGGCCGGGCTACGCGCTGGCCAATACTGGCGGCCGGCTGCCCACCAGCTCGTTCGGGCGCACCATTTTTTGGGACGAGACGGCTGCCCTGGCGCCCGCCGAGGCGGCCCAGGTGCTGGCCCACGAGGCGGCCCATGTGCGCCAGGGCCACACCTACGACGTGCTGTGGCTGGAAAGCTGGCGCGCCGTGCTCTGGTTCAACCCCTTCATCTACCCGCTGGTGCGGGCCCTGGCCCTCACCCACGAGCTACTGGCCGACCGCGCCGCCCTGGCCGAAACCACCGCCGCCCCCACCGCCCCGGGGCCCCGGCCCGGGCCCACCGCTTACGCCACGCTGCTGGCCCGGCTGGCCACCCGCCGCATCACGCTGCCCGAAGCGCCACTGTCCCTGCTGCACTCTTTTACCCATTCCCTCACCCTCACCCGCATTGCCATGTTAAAGTCGTCTCACCCCGTGCGCCGCTGGAAGCAGTGGCTGGCCCTGCCCGTTGTAGCGGGCCTGTTGGTCGTAGCCTGCCAGCCGGCCGCTGATACGCAACCCAACAACGGGGTAGCTCTGCCTCCGCCCCCTCCGCCGCCCATTGCTTCGTCAGAACTGCAATTTAACCAGCTAAAGGACGGCTCGAAGCTTTACGTGTTCGTAGAGGAGATGCCGCACCTGCCCGGTGGGGGCGGTAATACTGCCATTGTGGAAGCCATTCAAAAAAATATTCAGTACCCAACGCTCGCTGCGGCCGATCAAAAAGATGGCCGAATATTCGTGTCCTTCGCAGTGAATAAGGACGGCGCCGTGGTAGAACCCAGAATAGTAAAAGGCCTGGGGCCCGCCTACGATGCGGCCGTGATGACAGCCGTCAGCAAGCTGCCCGCCTTTGTGCCTGGCCGCCAAGGCGGCATCCCGGTGAACGTAATTTTCACCGTGCCCGTCCAGTTTGACAGGCAGCCCTAA
- the dapF gene encoding diaminopimelate epimerase, which yields MTLAFHKYQGTGNDFVILDDRAAQFDTADHARIARLCHRRFGIGADGLMLLRNHASYDFEMVYFNADGRPSTMCGNGGRCLVAFAKYLGVITDEAYFLAVDGPHAARVEADGTVRLKMIDAAALQPAEVGEGAVFVHTGSPHHVHFLAAEEGHTLAEFDVHSAGHAIRYDPAYDPAGVNVNFVEVPADPAHPWPVRTYERGVEAETLSCGTGVTAVALAASQRGAASPVRLQTPGGLLEVAFQTQPGGGFANVWLSGPAVRVFGGEISL from the coding sequence ATGACCCTCGCTTTCCACAAATACCAAGGCACCGGCAACGACTTCGTTATCCTCGACGACCGCGCTGCACAGTTCGATACCGCCGACCACGCTCGCATTGCCCGGCTCTGCCACCGCCGCTTCGGCATCGGGGCCGACGGGCTAATGCTGTTGCGCAACCATGCGAGCTACGATTTTGAGATGGTGTACTTCAACGCCGACGGTCGCCCCAGCACTATGTGTGGCAACGGTGGCCGCTGCCTGGTAGCCTTCGCCAAGTACCTGGGCGTCATCACCGACGAAGCTTATTTCCTGGCCGTGGACGGGCCCCACGCCGCCCGGGTGGAGGCCGACGGCACCGTGCGCCTGAAAATGATTGACGCTGCCGCCCTGCAGCCGGCCGAAGTAGGGGAGGGGGCCGTGTTCGTGCACACCGGCTCGCCCCACCATGTGCATTTCCTCGCCGCTGAAGAAGGCCACACGCTGGCCGAGTTTGACGTGCACAGCGCGGGCCACGCCATCCGCTACGACCCGGCCTACGACCCGGCCGGCGTGAACGTCAACTTCGTGGAAGTGCCCGCCGACCCCGCCCACCCCTGGCCCGTGCGTACCTACGAGCGCGGTGTGGAGGCCGAAACCCTGAGCTGCGGCACCGGCGTCACGGCCGTGGCCCTGGCCGCCTCGCAGCGCGGCGCGGCCTCGCCCGTGCGCCTCCAAACCCCCGGCGGCCTGCTGGAAGTGGCCTTCCAAACGCAGCCCGGCGGCGGCTTTGCCAACGTGTGGCTGAGCGGGCCCGCCGTGCGCGTGTTCGGCGGCGAAATCAGCCTGTAG
- a CDS encoding Ppx/GppA phosphatase family protein, giving the protein MPPRHRLALIDMGTNTFHLLIVELPAVPGQPPHELLRTKAGVRLGEGGISKGEIAPEPYARALHTLAGFKEEMELHGVTQVRATATSAVRVARNGPALVREIADQFGIEVEVIAGEREAELIWKGVRQAVPLGPQRQLIMDIGGGSVEFIIANDHEIFWKQSFEIGAQRLLDQFFPDPSGVFPAAAVAAEQAYFDTMLGPLVAALSELKPVGLVGASGSFDSLADMQLGRLRTEKELPPRVELALGSFQHSYAQLLSRDHAQRLALPGILPMRANMLVVATVLIDWVLGISGITHIQTSAFALKEGLLAEMLS; this is encoded by the coding sequence ATGCCCCCGCGCCATCGCCTCGCCCTTATCGACATGGGCACCAACACGTTTCACCTGCTGATTGTGGAGCTGCCCGCCGTGCCCGGCCAGCCGCCGCACGAGCTGCTGCGTACCAAAGCCGGCGTGCGCCTGGGCGAGGGCGGTATCAGCAAGGGCGAAATCGCGCCCGAGCCCTACGCCCGGGCCCTGCATACGCTGGCCGGCTTCAAGGAAGAAATGGAGTTGCACGGCGTGACGCAGGTGCGCGCCACGGCCACCAGCGCCGTGCGCGTGGCCCGCAACGGCCCGGCGCTGGTGCGCGAAATTGCCGACCAGTTCGGCATCGAGGTGGAAGTGATTGCCGGCGAGCGCGAGGCCGAGCTCATCTGGAAGGGCGTGCGCCAGGCCGTGCCGCTGGGGCCCCAGCGCCAGCTCATCATGGACATCGGCGGCGGCTCGGTAGAGTTCATCATCGCCAACGACCACGAGATTTTCTGGAAGCAGAGCTTCGAGATTGGGGCCCAGCGCCTGCTCGACCAGTTCTTCCCCGACCCCAGCGGCGTGTTTCCGGCCGCTGCCGTGGCCGCCGAGCAGGCGTATTTCGATACCATGCTGGGGCCCCTGGTGGCGGCCCTCAGCGAGCTGAAGCCGGTGGGACTGGTAGGAGCCTCGGGCAGCTTCGACAGCCTGGCCGACATGCAGCTGGGCCGCCTGCGCACCGAAAAAGAATTGCCGCCCCGCGTCGAGCTGGCCCTCGGCAGCTTCCAGCACAGCTACGCCCAGCTGCTGAGCCGCGACCACGCCCAGCGGCTGGCGCTGCCCGGCATCCTGCCCATGCGGGCCAACATGCTGGTGGTGGCCACCGTGCTCATCGATTGGGTGCTGGGCATCAGCGGCATCACGCACATCCAAACCTCGGCCTTCGCCCTGAAGGAAGGGCTGCTGGCCGAGATGCTTTCCTAG
- a CDS encoding BlaI/MecI/CopY family transcriptional regulator, whose amino-acid sequence MSPSFPELTRAEEQVMQILWREGPSYVKDVQGALPAPAPAVTTVSTIVRILEQKGFVGYEAFGRTHRYHALVGQDDYRRFSLRKLLGGHFGGSFSRLLSFFAQEENLDAASLDALLRQAQAGGPSDDAPAALDAAATPHAPQP is encoded by the coding sequence ATGAGCCCTTCCTTCCCCGAACTTACCCGCGCCGAGGAGCAGGTGATGCAAATCCTCTGGCGCGAGGGCCCCAGCTACGTCAAGGACGTGCAAGGGGCCCTGCCGGCCCCGGCGCCGGCCGTCACTACGGTGTCCACCATCGTGCGCATTCTGGAGCAAAAGGGCTTTGTGGGCTACGAGGCCTTTGGGCGCACGCACCGCTACCATGCCCTGGTGGGGCAGGACGACTACCGCCGCTTTTCGCTGCGCAAGTTGCTGGGCGGGCACTTCGGCGGCTCGTTCAGCCGGCTGCTCTCCTTTTTTGCCCAGGAGGAAAACCTCGACGCCGCCTCCCTCGACGCGCTGCTCCGCCAGGCCCAGGCCGGGGGCCCCAGCGACGACGCGCCCGCCGCCCTCGATGCCGCCGCCACCCCCCACGCCCCGCAACCATGA